From the genome of Gracilinanus agilis isolate LMUSP501 chromosome 2, AgileGrace, whole genome shotgun sequence, one region includes:
- the LOC123233178 gene encoding zinc finger protein 420-like gives MEGDGASRPRRAVICGSQGLLVSPNHPYLEGHLEHINIIYKTSRRKNSFPLNPQALITGPGIWDSLQQPGLRRSSPGVRERKRAAFPASKGQEEEGNFQEEKRDGVASPRHAQEMPQPSDYDSQKRFCPPDSHLQESKDGFLLVLPEASSLVPRPLNGEVGICILLKDSRILSLPESVTFKDVAVEFTWDEWEHLNPSQKKVYRDVMLENYRNLVFLGFTVSKPDVIYHLERKEAFWRPEANIPRNYCPESKEFTGDNPYDGGEYTKTFRSNEHLPVFQRIHTGEFFYEHKEYGETFLCNAELLKHQRIDTREKPYECSKCGKAFKNNIQLNVHQRIHTEILHECEEFGKAFHCTSHLNHHSGEKSYECSECGKTFRWKTQLTVHQRIHTEEKPYECSKCEKTFRSKTQLTVHQRIHPVKICFECEKCGRAFSHNSDLIKHQKIHNGEKLYKCSECGKAFRRKTHLTVHERIHTGEKPYECSECEKTFGSKIQLTVHQRIHTGEKPYECSECGKAFRRKTLLTVHQRIHTGEILYECKECGKAFPYNSVLIQHQRIHSGEKPYECSECGKAFMRKSQLNVHQRIHTGNMLYECKECGKAFYHNSDLVKHQKIHNGEKPYECSECGKSFRRKEHLTVHQRIHTGEKPYKCNECGKAFSRKTHLTVHQKIHAGNMLYECKECGKTFPYNSAFIVHQRIHTGEKPYTCSECGEAFSYNSELIRHQRIHTGEKPYECNLCGKVFRRKSQLTVHQRIHTGEKPYECGECGKAFRSKKHLTVHQRIHAGNMLYECKECGKTFPYNSAFIVHQRIHTGEKPYSCSECAKAFRSKTLLTVHQRIHTGEILYECKECGKAFPYNSGLIQHQRIHTGEKPYECSECGKAFRKKSQLTVHQRIHTGEKPYECNVCGKTFRRNVHFAQHQSIHIGKRHYKCNECEKTFKLKNQLTRHQRIHAGEKP, from the exons ATGGAAGGAGACGGGGCAAGCCGACCCAGGCGGGCTGTAATTTGTGGGTCACAAGGATTATTAGTTTCTCCAAATCATCCATATTTGGAAGGGCATCTCGAGCATATCAACATCATTTACAAAACTTCGAGGAGAAAAAACTCCTTTCCACTCAACCCCCAAGCCCTCATCACAGGTCCCGGGATTTGGGACTCCCTGCAGCAACCAGGACTCAGAAGGTCAAGCCCTGGAGTGCGGGAGAGGAAGAGGGCTGCGTTCCCAGCCAGCAAAGGCCAGGAGGAGGAGGGCAATTtccaggaggaaaaaagagatggGGTGGCGAGTCCCAGGCATGCGCAGGAGATGCCGCAGCCTTCGGACTACGATTCCCAGAAG AGATTCTGCCCTCCAGACAGTCACCTTCAGGAGAGCAAGGACGGTTTCCTTCTGGTCCTGCCCGAAGCCTCCTCCCTGGTCCCCCGCCCCCTCAATGGAGAAGTGGGAATCTGTATCCT TCTTAAAGACAGTAGAATTCTTTCTCTGCCT GAATCggtgacattcaaggatgtggctgtggaatTCACCTGGGACGAGTGGGAACATTTGaatccatctcagaaaaaggTGTACAGGGATGTGATGCTGGAGAACTATAGGAATTTGGTCTTCTTGG GATTCACAGTTTCCAAACCAGATGTGATCTAccatttggaaagaaaagaagcattttGGAGGCCAGAGGCAAATATTCCAAGAAACTATTGTCCAG AGAGCAAAGAATTTACAGGAGATAATCCTTATGATGGTGGTGAATATACAAAGACTTTCAGGAGCAATGAACATCTTCCTGTGtttcagagaattcacactggggaaTTTTTTTATGAACATAAGGAGTACGGGGAAACCTTCCTCTGTAATGCGGAACTTTTAAAACATCAAAGAATTGATactagagagaaaccttatgaatgtagtaAATGTGGTAAAGCCTTCAAGAATAACATACAACTTAATgttcatcagagaattcatactgaaATTCTTCATGAATGTGAGGAATTTGGGAAAGCCTTCCATTGCACCTCACATCTTAATcatcattctggagagaaatcttatgaatgtagtgaatgtgggaaGACCTTCAGGTGGAAGACACAACTTACTgtgcatcagagaattcatactgaagagaaaccttatgaatgtagtaAATGTGAGAAGACTTTCAGGAGTAAGACACAACTTACTGTGCATCAGAGGATTCACCCTGTAAAGATTTGTTTTGAATGTGAGAAGTGTGGAAGGGCCTTCTCTCACAACTCAGATCTTATtaaacatcagaaaattcataatggagagaaactttataaatgtagtgaatgtggaaaggccttcaGGAGGAAGACACATCTTACTGTTCAcgagagaattcatactggagagaaaccttatgaatgtagtgAATGTGAGAAGACCTTTGGGAGTAAGATACAACTTACTgtgcatcagagaattcatactggagaaaagccttatgaatgtaGTGAATGCGGGAAGGCCTTCAGAAGGAAGACACTACTTACTgtgcatcagagaattcatactggagagattctttatgaatgtaaagaatgtgggaagGCTTTCCCCTACAACTCAGTACTTATtcaacatcaaagaattcattctggagaaaaaccttatgaatgtagtgaatgtggaaaggctttcatgaGGAAGTCACAGCTTAATgtgcatcagagaattcatactggaaaCATGCTTTATGAATGTAAGGAGTGTGGGAAGGCCTTCTATCATAATTCAGATCTTGTTAAACATCAAAAAATTCAtaatggagagaaaccttatgaatgtagtgAATGTGGAAAGTCCTTCAGGAGGAAGGAACATCTTACTGTtcaccagagaattcacactggagagaaaccttataaatgtaatgaatgtggaaaagccttcagtAGGAAAACACATCTTACTGTTCACCAGAAAATTCATGCTGGAAACATGCTTTATGAATGTAAGGAGTGTGGGAAGACTTTCCCCTACAACTCAGCATTTATtgtacatcaaagaattcatactggagagaaaccttatacaTGCAGTGAATGTGGGGAG gctttttcATACAACTCAGAACTCATTCGACATcaaagaattcacactggagagaaaccttatgaatgtaatttATGTGGGAAAGTCTTCAGGAGGAAGTCACAGcttactgtacatcagagaattcatactggtgaaaaaccttatgaatgtggtgaatgtggaaaggccttcaGGAGTAAGAAACATCTTACTGTTCACCAGAGAATTCATGCTGGAAACATGCTTTATGAATGTAAGGAGTGTGGGAAGACTTTCCCTTACAACTCAGCATTTATtgtacatcaaagaattcatactggagagaaaccttattcATGTAGTGAATGTGCAAAGGCCTTCAGGAGTAAGACACTGCTTACTgtgcatcagagaattcatactggagagattctttatgaatgtaaagagtgtggaaaggctttcccCTACAATTCAGGACTTATtcaacatcaaagaattcatacaggagaaaaaccttatgaatgtagtgAATGTGGTAAGGCTTTCAGGAAGAAGTCACAGCTTACCGtgcatcaaagaattcatactggagaaaaaccttatgaatgtaatgtaTGTGGGAAGACCTTCCGCCGAAATGTACATTTTGCTCAACATCAGAGCATTCATATTGGAAAGAGAcattataaatgtaatgaatgtgagaAGACTTTCAAACTGAAGAATCAACTTACTCGACATCAAAGAATTCATGCAGGAGAGAAGCCTTAA